From Planctomycetia bacterium:
ACACAGGACCGCCCTTTCACAAAGACGTTTTGCGGCTTTATATCTCTGTGAATTACGGCCGGGCGCAATTGATCCAAATGTGCGAGTGCGGATAGAAGCTGAAGCGCGTAGCTAATCTTTGCGACGACCGGTGTTTGCCTTTTCGCTTGAACCACGTCTTGAAGCGTGTAGGGCAAGTACTCCGCGACGACAAACGGAAATCGCCCCTCGAAACTTCCCCGATCAAAAACGCGCATGATCGAGGGATGGTCGCATTCTTGAAGGAACTCGACTTCCTTTAGAAACGCTTCCCCTCGCTCCGGACGTGACAGATTGCGAAAGACCTTAATCGCAAAGGGTACTCCTCGATGTGGTCCCGATGTCGCGACCACGAGATAGGTATTTGCGTTCCCGCCCTTCCCTAGCAACTGCAGGTTTCTATACAAGTACCCATCGCCCGATTCAATGTGCTGTCCGACGTCAAGGTAAAAGGAATCAGTCATGGCCGCTCCGGGTAAAAGCCACGCCTAACGCTGTTTAATTCTGTGAGACAGTCGGTTCGACCAGGTGAAAAAAAGGGGAAGCAGGATTGTCAATGTCGTAACCCCAAGAGAGCTTGCGTTCTAAGAACAGATCATGCCAGGCGGTGAGCAAACGCTGCTGACCTTGCTTGTCGCCTTTCAACTCGAACTTTTCCGCGGCCTCGCGCAAAACTACCATCTCCTGCGCAAACCCCGGCCCGCGGTCATAAAATTGCTTGGCCAACTGCAGAAGCCGCTCTTTGTATTCATAATCCATTTGAAGCTCCGATCGAATCAAGCGTCTATCAGATCCACAAAGCAAAATCAGAAACCGTCAGCTTCCATTGTACGAGTAGGAAATCTTGGACAGCAACTACCTCCCGTTCCCCTGATCGTCCCCGCCGAAGATCCGCACGTTCGTCGACAGATAAAACGGCATCGAGCCTTCGCCGAATTCGTAGAGGGCTTCGCCGAAGACCGCCGTGTAGCCGCCGTCGCCGTTTTTCTCCGTGTGGGCGAATTTGCCGTCGGCGAGGTTCATTTTTTCGGCGCTCCAGACGGATTCGCGGAAATCCTTCGTCTTGGATTTCGCCACCCAGGCGGAGACGCTCTTCGGCTGCAGGTCGGACGTGACGGTCAGTTGATGGCCGGCGCCGTTGTCCTCGTGCTTCCAATCCAGCGTCGGGAGTTTCAGACGTCCGGCAGCGCTTTGATGCAGCGCGGCGACCGTGCCGACGACGCGCGGCAGGTCGTCGAGGTCGTGTCCCCGGTTGGGCACGTACAACACGTGCTTTTCGCCCGGCAAGTCGTTCCAGTACAGATTCGTCGCGTCGAGCGCCCAGTAGCGATCGTTGGTGCCGTTCAGGATCAGTTTCGGCTTATCCAATTGTTCGCGGTAGTAGAACGGATCGACGATCTCCGTCAGCGCACGTCCGCGCGGCGTTTCGAAGATGTTTTGCAGGCCTTTCTCGGTGTAATCCTCGATCTGCTCCGAATATTTGCCCCAACTGGCGAACTGGTGCTTCATCTGCTCGTTCATGTTGAGCGTGTCGATCACCATCGGCGCGATCGCGTTCGCCCGGGCGTCCATGGCGCCGGTGAGCCAGGTGGTCCAGCCGCGCTTCGAGGCGCCCGTCACGGTGAAGTGCTTGATATCAAGCTGCCATTCCTGCTTGGCGAATTCCTGCGTGGCGTCCATGCCGCGGATGGCGCTCTTGACCATCGGCAGCAGCAGCGGCCAGGTGTCGTCGCCGGTCTTCATGTACTGCTCGAAGGTGTACGAGATCGCCGCGTCTTCGCTTAGGCCGTCGAAGATGGGCTGCTGCGGCACGTGCAGGATCGTGGCGACCGGCGCTTTCAGATGATTGCCGAGCGCCGCGACGATCATTGCTTCCTTCGGCAGTTTCTGATTCGGATCGGTCGGCGGTTGTTCCAACTCAGGCCGCCAGCCGCCGCCCGCGATCAACAGCAGCGCCTGCGAGGCATCCGGCGTTTCGGCCGGTTTGAAGATAAACAACGCATGCTTCCAGACGATCCCACGCCATGTCTGCGAGGTGAGAATCAGTTCGACGAACTTGCCGCCTTGCAAATCCCCTTCGCGGCGCTTGACCCACTTGTAGCTGTCGTCCGGCTGGGCGATGTACCTGGCCAGCGGCCCAGGAGCTTTTTCCGCGAAGGCGGGCGAAATCCAACCACAGGTCAGGCAAAACAGCAGCACAACGCTTGTTCGCAGTCGGGACACGCGGACCTCCGTCGAAAGGGGTGGGCGGAGGCGTCGGCCGGCGGTTTGTGCCCTTGCTGCCCCCAGTCCGCATCATAGTCGCTGGCCAGGTTTCCCGCCAAGCGATTTGGCAGACTTGCGCGGTTATGGGGCGCTGGACGATTCGCTCGGAATAAGCCATCCTTGTGGTAAGGTGCCGTGTTCGACGCGAGGACTTATCATGACTTTGCCGGCCGCTATGAAACGCCTCAGCCTGGGCTTACTGATCCTCGCGGCGGGCTGCGCGAAGGTGCCAAAATCGCCAACGACCGAGGAAATCCTCGCCGCCCGGGCGAGCTCGCCGCATCTCGAACGGAAGGCGCTCAAGCCGGTGTTGCCGGACCTGGGACCGGTTGTCGATCTACCAAAGTCCGCGGCCGGCAGCCTGGCCCAAATTGGCCCGGCGGCCATTCCCGCGCTCAAGACCGCTCTCACTGACGCCGATCCCACGGTGCGGCGTCAGGCGGCCCGTGCGCTCGGCCAGATGGGTCCTGAGGCGGAACCAGCCGTGGCGGAGTTGACCACGGCGCTAGGGGACGAAGCTCCCGATGTGCGCGAAGCGGCGGTCCAAGCCCTCGGCAAGATCGGCCCGGCAGCCGCCTCAGCCATTCCGGCGCTGATTAAGACGCTCGAAGACGATGCCGGCGCCATTCACGAAACGGCCCCAGAGTAAGTCGCCCGGCGATTACGGCTTCAGCACAATCTTGCCGGTCAGCGTGCCGGCTTTTTGGAGCGTGTTCTCTTCTTGCAACTTGTGTGCGGCCGCGGCTTCCGCGAGCGGCATGGTGCGGCCGATCTTGGGCTTGAGTTTTCCTTCGGCCAGCCAGTGATTGATATCGTTCGACGCCGCGCGTTGCTCGTCCGGCGTCGCGTTGAACATGGCGAAGCCGTGCAACGAGCAGCCCTTCACGTAGAACGGCCCGACCGGAAACACGGGCCGGGCTTCACGCCCGGCCATGAGGATCATGCGGCCGCGCGGCGCGAGTAGCCCGACGGTCCGCTCGAAATTCGGCTCGCGGAGCGTTTCCCACCAGACGTTCACGCCTTGCGGCGCGAACTCGCGAATCGCGGCGTTGACGTCGGTCGTATTGTAGTTGATCGCCAAATCCGCCCCGAGCGCCACGCACGTTTTGACCTTCTCGTCGGTGCCAGCCGTGGTGATGACCCGCGCGCCGATTGCCTTGGACATCTGCATCACGGTGCAGCCCACGCCGCCGGTGCCGCCGTTGACGAACAGGATCTCGCCCGGCTGCAGCTTCGCTTCGCGCACCAGGCCGAGATGCGCGGTGATGCCCACCAGGGCGACCGCGGCCAGCGATTCGTCAGCAACACCGTCCGGCGACGGATAGAGCCAGCTCTCATCGACCGCGGCATATTCCGCGAACGTACCTTGACGGCCCATCAGCCCTTGATTACTTCCCCACACGCGTTGACCCGGTTTGAACCGTTTGGCATCCGGCCCGCAGCGCTCGACCGTGCCAGCCAGATCGCACCCAATGATGTACGGGAGCGGGATCGGCATCGGAATCATGCCGCCGCGAATGTACGTATCGATCGGATTGACCGACACGGCCGCCACCTTGACCAACACCTCGGCGCCCTTCGGCTCTGGCGTGGGCAACTCGTCATAAGTGATGTTGTCCGTCGGTCCGGTCTGGCGAATAAAAGCGGCTTTCATCGTCGTGAACTCCGGTGCGGCGCGCGATGCGGTCAGGCAAGTCGCTGATTATGCCCGTTCAGCGCGAGCGACCGCAAGCGGCTGGGCGGCTTGCAAATCTTGTAGGGCGGGCCGTGCAAGAACGTAGTCGGCGCTATTTCGGTTGCGCTGCATCAAAGCAAGTCGCTTTGACTCCAAAATGTAAGGCCCGCCGATATCGAGCACGGCGGGCCTTACCTGTCGGAATCCACTAGGCGAAACACTTGTGAGCGCATTGCGGGTCGCAACGTGCCATTTATAGGCGCGGCCCGCCCTACGCATGTAAACGAAGCAGGCCGGGCGAACGCTTGGTTCTGCCCGGCCTGCGGTGATTTCAAGTTCCGCTGAGCGACTACCCGATCTCGTCGAGCAGGCGATCCAGTGCGCCGCTCAATTTCGCGTCGGTCTCGTAGCTGCCGTCGGCGATCGCGGCTCGCAGGGCCGCGACTTTGTCGTGACGGATCTCAGGGATGTCCGCCATCCGGGACATGATCTCGCCTTGCGACGAAATCTGTACTTCGTCTTGGATCGGAGCGCTCCGATCGCTCGACTGGGAGCGACTCGCCGCCGGAGTGTGCGGCGCGCTGATCGACTGCGGACCGTGAAGATGCGCGGGACCGTAAACCTGCATGATGCTTCTCCCGATGTCGCCGCCCGGTGGGGCGGACAAATGGCGTCGGGGGGAGTTGGAGCGGATTCGCCTGTTCGCGTCGCACTGGTCCGAGGGGACCGATCTCGATAGGCACTAACTAGGACGCGAACCTCAATGGAACCCTTGCGCTCTCAAACTACCCGCCGTCGTCCTTGAACATTCTACCTTGGAATTGGCCGGCGCCGCATTTCCGTGTCAGGACGACTCGCGGGCTCGAAGCTTGCACCCGTTTCATCGTCAGCGACGCGTCGCCGGTTCAACAAATTTCCCTTCGCACCCGCTAGTCCGATTCCGCCGCAAGGCGACCGTAAGCGGTCCACACGACACGACTCACACGAGTCGGAACAGCCGCTCGCGACGCATGTTGGAGCGTCGCCACACGACCTCGTTCACGTGGAGTCTTGCGCTCGCCGCGTTGGTTTGTCGCGACGCGCTTCACCGTTTCTGAGGCACTTCGGCAACGCTCGCTGTGTTGCCGAAATACAACACGCAACCTCTCGTTGCAGCCCCTGCCACCGGTTCTTACGCGACGCTTTGCCAATTGGTTCGTGGCAGCGCCAAACTCGCGGGGCGGATTATAGGCGGAACCGAAAAACTGGACAATATCGGACGGCTTTGGGAACGACTTTGCGTAGGTGCTGATGCACGGCGTCCCCTCCAAGCCCAGGGAAGGCCACCTAAAACGTCGCTGTCTTCCACGTCTCCGAGGGCCTTCCCTGGGCTTAGCGCGAGAAAGCGCACGTTCCACGTCGATTTCAGCACCAACAACCGTTGTCTCGACAACCATTCCTGGCCGGCCTACATTGGAAACATGCCCGCCGCCAAATCCAACGCCGCCGCGCCGAAGTTTGACTCGCCCGCCCAAGAAGCCTATTTGAACCTCTGGCGCACGTATGACCGGCTACGGGAATACGAAGACGAGTTGTTTAGCGAATATGGGCTGACGGCGCAGCAATACAACGCGCTGCGATTGCTGCGTGCGGCGGCGCCGGATCGGTTGGCGACCTTGGAGCTCGCTGAAAAGCTCGTCTCGCGCGCGCCGGACATCACACGACTCGTGGATCGGCTCGAAGGCCGCGCC
This genomic window contains:
- a CDS encoding serine/threonine-protein kinase, yielding MTDSFYLDVGQHIESGDGYLYRNLQLLGKGGNANTYLVVATSGPHRGVPFAIKVFRNLSRPERGEAFLKEVEFLQECDHPSIMRVFDRGSFEGRFPFVVAEYLPYTLQDVVQAKRQTPVVAKISYALQLLSALAHLDQLRPAVIHRDIKPQNVFVKGRSCVLGDFGLLKLANADTDREVFKESVGAGMPYRYRTPDQVAYLRGEAELTTKSDVFQLGLVLAELFTGRNPERLCVDMYNDDVALDPIGAIHSSFSDEIADVISQMLEFAPAKRLSSIQFLDMWDGIFKVAVRQKLASKKRIW
- a CDS encoding PhoPQ-activated protein PqaA family protein yields the protein MSRLRTSVVLLFCLTCGWISPAFAEKAPGPLARYIAQPDDSYKWVKRREGDLQGGKFVELILTSQTWRGIVWKHALFIFKPAETPDASQALLLIAGGGWRPELEQPPTDPNQKLPKEAMIVAALGNHLKAPVATILHVPQQPIFDGLSEDAAISYTFEQYMKTGDDTWPLLLPMVKSAIRGMDATQEFAKQEWQLDIKHFTVTGASKRGWTTWLTGAMDARANAIAPMVIDTLNMNEQMKHQFASWGKYSEQIEDYTEKGLQNIFETPRGRALTEIVDPFYYREQLDKPKLILNGTNDRYWALDATNLYWNDLPGEKHVLYVPNRGHDLDDLPRVVGTVAALHQSAAGRLKLPTLDWKHEDNGAGHQLTVTSDLQPKSVSAWVAKSKTKDFRESVWSAEKMNLADGKFAHTEKNGDGGYTAVFGEALYEFGEGSMPFYLSTNVRIFGGDDQGNGR
- a CDS encoding HEAT repeat domain-containing protein, whose product is MTLPAAMKRLSLGLLILAAGCAKVPKSPTTEEILAARASSPHLERKALKPVLPDLGPVVDLPKSAAGSLAQIGPAAIPALKTALTDADPTVRRQAARALGQMGPEAEPAVAELTTALGDEAPDVREAAVQALGKIGPAAASAIPALIKTLEDDAGAIHETAPE
- a CDS encoding NADPH:quinone reductase produces the protein MKAAFIRQTGPTDNITYDELPTPEPKGAEVLVKVAAVSVNPIDTYIRGGMIPMPIPLPYIIGCDLAGTVERCGPDAKRFKPGQRVWGSNQGLMGRQGTFAEYAAVDESWLYPSPDGVADESLAAVALVGITAHLGLVREAKLQPGEILFVNGGTGGVGCTVMQMSKAIGARVITTAGTDEKVKTCVALGADLAINYNTTDVNAAIREFAPQGVNVWWETLREPNFERTVGLLAPRGRMILMAGREARPVFPVGPFYVKGCSLHGFAMFNATPDEQRAASNDINHWLAEGKLKPKIGRTMPLAEAAAAHKLQEENTLQKAGTLTGKIVLKP
- the flgM gene encoding flagellar biosynthesis anti-sigma factor FlgM, whose protein sequence is MQVYGPAHLHGPQSISAPHTPAASRSQSSDRSAPIQDEVQISSQGEIMSRMADIPEIRHDKVAALRAAIADGSYETDAKLSGALDRLLDEIG
- a CDS encoding MarR family transcriptional regulator, with product MPAAKSNAAAPKFDSPAQEAYLNLWRTYDRLREYEDELFSEYGLTAQQYNALRLLRAAAPDRLATLELAEKLVSRAPDITRLVDRLEGRALIQRERPERNRRTVLVGITEAGQNLLADLDGPVRKCHERQLGHLSATAMKQLIALLKEARQPHEELVRKASR